The following are encoded together in the Montipora capricornis isolate CH-2021 chromosome 5, ASM3666992v2, whole genome shotgun sequence genome:
- the LOC138049539 gene encoding uncharacterized protein, producing MNAAKLSLFLLVVLSCAFEHVTSHPNRQLSDSESEIDDFRGFPIGRFPLSDESGGFTDEYDMNDLDFDEDDEDEDYEYHSIINNKRTPNSVASAAYRNRAGYFLIERPDHTVTGTKDISTCNSKGIFRYGKKKGVPFIKNAASGYFLAIDDTGTVYMSRNQTPDTAIRHMMDQTDVPHIYLYRKAPTGRFFLDISPDSHTVRAGNVSDTSKFKLRLGKTC from the exons ATGAACGCTGCAAAATTG AGTCTCTTCCTCCTGGTCGTTCTTTCCTGCGCTTTTGAACACGTGACCAGTCATCCGAATCGACAATTATCGGATTCCGAAAGTGAAATCGATGATTTTCGAGGCTTTCCCATTGGTCGGTTTCCTTTATCAGACGAATCTGGAGGGTTCACAGATGAATATGACATGAATGACCTGGattttgatgaagatgatgaggATGAGGACTATGAATACCATTCTATTATAAACAACAAGAGAACTCCCAACTCT GTAGCCTCCGCAGCATACAGAAATAGGGCGGGGTATTTTCTGATCGAAAGGCCTGATCACACTGTTACCGGGACGAAGGACATATCAACCTGCAATTCAAAGG GAATATTTCGATATGGGAAGAAAAAAGGAGTTCCCTTTATCAAGAATGCAGCCTCTGGTTATTTCCTTGCCATTGATGATACAGGAACCGTCTACATGTCG CGAAACCAAACACCAGATACGGCCATACGTCATATGATGGATCAAACAGACGTACCGCATATATACTTGTATCGCAAGGCTCCCACGGGAAGGTTTTTCCTGGACATATCCCCAGACAGTCATACTGTACGAGCGGGGAATGTTAGCGATACGTCAAAGTTCAAACTTCGACTGGGTAAAACGTGTTAA